A region of Apilactobacillus apisilvae DNA encodes the following proteins:
- a CDS encoding helix-turn-helix domain-containing protein has product MDVKNILGPIIRKIRLEHHLTQSDLSKRTGYKQNTISQHESQKRELSETDLINYAKAFDVKPQYFYDRLNFSKEEISKIISKNKEEKNIEKKINSLVKKLNNKDKLEVLQFIAFKLDNREN; this is encoded by the coding sequence ATGGATGTTAAAAATATATTAGGACCGATAATAAGAAAAATTAGATTAGAACATCACTTAACACAATCAGATTTAAGCAAAAGAACTGGATATAAACAAAACACAATATCCCAACATGAAAGTCAGAAAAGAGAATTATCTGAAACAGATTTAATAAATTACGCTAAAGCTTTTGATGTAAAACCGCAATATTTTTATGATAGATTAAATTTTAGTAAAGAAGAAATTTCTAAAATAATTTCAAAAAATAAAGAAGAGAAAAACATAGAAAAGAAAATAAATTCTTTAGTGAAAAAATTAAATAACAAAGATAAACTTGAAGTTTTGCAATTCATTGCATTCAAATTGGATAACAGAGAAAACTAA
- a CDS encoding helix-turn-helix transcriptional regulator: MKVKTDKKSLKENLVIPKMNLRKARLANEFTIESFADYIGVDRRQYELKEKGVYPFKDYEMIVLSSVLNKSVQSLFFDKNF, encoded by the coding sequence ATGAAAGTAAAAACAGATAAGAAAAGTTTGAAAGAAAATTTAGTGATTCCCAAAATGAATTTGAGAAAGGCAAGATTAGCAAATGAATTCACTATAGAATCGTTTGCTGATTATATAGGAGTTGACAGAAGACAGTATGAGTTAAAAGAGAAAGGTGTTTATCCTTTCAAAGATTATGAAATGATAGTTTTATCTAGTGTTTTAAACAAGTCTGTACAATCATTATTTTTTGATAAAAATTTTTAA